AATTAAAGAACTCTGTACGCAAAGGCTCATCCAGAATTCCAAAGATCTTTTGGGCAGAGACTTTTTCTCTTTCAAATTTTCCAACCATTGCTTTCTCATCAAACAAAAAAGTATCACCAGCTTCAATCTCTACAAGATCATGAATAGAAAGCATTCTTATTACCCTCAGCAAATCAATATCTGTACGGTTTTTCGCATATGGATAAAGGATTTGTGCCAGAATAATAATTTGCCATGAATGCTCTGCCGTATTCTCTCTTCGGGAGTCATCTGCATTATAATTTCTTCTTTGTACATTTTTCAGGGCATCCACTGCCAGGATAAAATCGATCTCTTTCTGTATCTTCATCTTACTTTTTATTTATGATATTCTTCGGCTGGATATACCTTGGTTTTGGTAATCCATTTATTATTTATTTTTTCTTGTGTAATCACCTTTACATACTTTTCATCACTCTTATCCTCTTCCTTTTCAAGTACCTTATCCAGTCCTTTATTCGGAATCACCCTATATTCTGTGGTAAAAAAATTACAACATCCCGACTTTCCATAGCAAATCAAACGTTTACGAACAGGATCCGTTTCAAAAAGATCAAAATAGCTTGATGCAATGTCTGTAAGCTCTTTACTTTTTACAAAGGCCATCCTTGTACTGTTAAACACATATACATCATAAGAAGCACTGCTATAGTTACCAAGATTTCCATTTCTTATTGCTATGTCCTCCGTTCCGTCAAAATTAAAGTCATCAAAAACCACAGGACTTTGTTCCTTTTTTAGTTGAATCATTTTTCCCGGCATCGGTTTTTGATCATTTTCGAAACTTAGCACCAGATTATCAGACGTAAAAGTTTGTACCTTGGCATTTTTGTTATCAAACAATTCTACAGTTCCCTTACCCATACATCCGTCATTATAACAGTTTTCAATATGGATCACAGCATCGTAGTTTTTCGACGCATCTTTAACCTCAAATTGATATTGTCCAAAACACACAGGCCCTAATAAAATAAAGGCAGATAAACCTTTGTAGTAATTTAAAATATTCATGGTAATAGTAAATGTGAATTCAACTGTTTCTGTAAAAATCTCCATAACAAAAATACGAATCCTACTACCCATCTCAAAATTCATACGCCTTTATATCTCAAAATATGAAATCAGATCTCTGGTTTTTAGAAGCTGTTCCCGCTATCCGCTCATACTCCTCGCACCACTCCAAAACCCCAATATGCTGCGGGGTAACCGCTACTATCGGGGCTATGAAGTCTCATTATAAGCAATGTTGCCATTGGGTATCAATCAATTTGATCAGGATTGCAAAATACCGGCTGTCATAAAATCCTTGATGTTTCAATCCTATTTAAAGTAAAACAAATATTATCTCATTACATTTCTCTATCTAAAGCACTCAATTTTTAAGGTTAAAATCAATTATTTTGCCTTTAATAAGAATTCCTTAAAATCTGCAATAAAATTATAATGCTGATTATCAATTAGTTAAACTATTTATTTTAAAAATTTCACTACTTTGTATTGCATAATACCATTTTATTTACATATCTTTGTAATGTAAAATTAGAATAGGCCCAACTAGCTAGGGGTATTTTTCTAAAATATATAACTAATTAACAAAACTTATCAAAGATGAATACTGAAAATACCAAAGCGCAAATGCGAAAAGGGATTCTGGAATTCTGTATTCTAAGTCTCATCAATAATCGCGAAATGTATGTTTCCGATCTTATAGATGAACTGAAAAAAGGAAAACTGGATGTAGTGGAAGGGACCCTCTACCCTCTTCTTACAAGACTTAAAAATGGAGAGTTTCTCTCCTACAGATGGGAAGAATCTACCGGGGGACCACCCAGAAAATATTATCAAATTACAGAAAAAGGAAAACTTTTCCTGGATGAACTTCTCAATACGTGGAATGAGCTTACAGCCTCAGTAAACCAAATCACCCAACAAAATTAAAAAACAAAGCTATGAACAAGACACTCTCAATAGGACTCGCAGGTTTTTCTTTTACCATAGAAGAACACGCATATATAAAGCTCAGCGATTACCTGAACGCACTAAGAAGCTCACTGGATGCTTCTGAAGCGGATGAGGTAATGCATGACATAGAAATAAGAATGGTGGAGATTTTCAGAGATTCTCTGGGAAAACGTGAAGTGATCAACGATACAGATGTAGAAAAAGTAATCGCACAGATCGGAACCCCTGAGAAGATTGAAGAACAAGAAGAGGCTTATTTTTCTGAAAAAAATACGACTAAAAATACAAACAACACCGGAAATAGTTACACAGACAAAAAACAATTGTTCCGTGATCCTGAAAAACAAAAAATTGCAGGAGTTTGCG
This genomic interval from Chryseobacterium joostei contains the following:
- a CDS encoding HD domain-containing protein, whose product is MKIQKEIDFILAVDALKNVQRRNYNADDSRRENTAEHSWQIIILAQILYPYAKNRTDIDLLRVIRMLSIHDLVEIEAGDTFLFDEKAMVGKFEREKVSAQKIFGILDEPLRTEFFNLWLEFEEEKTPDAIFACAIDRIMPFILNSHTSGKSWTEAGVTEKQIRNMLENAITRASDEMGEAFELLLNRSLETEKVVKS
- a CDS encoding XAC2610-related protein; protein product: MEIFTETVEFTFTITMNILNYYKGLSAFILLGPVCFGQYQFEVKDASKNYDAVIHIENCYNDGCMGKGTVELFDNKNAKVQTFTSDNLVLSFENDQKPMPGKMIQLKKEQSPVVFDDFNFDGTEDIAIRNGNLGNYSSASYDVYVFNSTRMAFVKSKELTDIASSYFDLFETDPVRKRLICYGKSGCCNFFTTEYRVIPNKGLDKVLEKEEDKSDEKYVKVITQEKINNKWITKTKVYPAEEYHK
- a CDS encoding PadR family transcriptional regulator — its product is MNTENTKAQMRKGILEFCILSLINNREMYVSDLIDELKKGKLDVVEGTLYPLLTRLKNGEFLSYRWEESTGGPPRKYYQITEKGKLFLDELLNTWNELTASVNQITQQN